One Bradyrhizobium zhanjiangense DNA segment encodes these proteins:
- a CDS encoding 3-hydroxybutyryl-CoA dehydrogenase encodes MTNRVNIACLGAGRMGRGIAVAFAYAGHRVTMIDIKARSADDFAKLETDALGEVRKTFASLSKLGLLTEADVDPLIARVSVVAAGESGAALSEAGMVFEGVPEVVELKREVLAAASRQVGPDTIIASTTSTILVDDLSGAIVNPRRFLNVHWLNPAYLIPLVEVSPGKITDPAIIDEVKALLEGIGKVPVVCAATPGFIVPRIQALAMNEAARMVEEGVASAEEIDKAIRYGFGFRYAVLGLLEFIDWGGGDILYYASRYLEGALGSDRYRAPEVISRNMSEGRIGLRTGTGFLDYSGLDVDAYRVERLKAMVDLLRHFGLARPPVVDRG; translated from the coding sequence ATGACCAATCGCGTCAACATTGCCTGTCTCGGGGCCGGCCGCATGGGACGCGGTATCGCCGTCGCATTCGCCTATGCGGGGCACAGGGTCACGATGATCGACATCAAGGCGCGCTCCGCGGACGATTTCGCCAAGCTGGAGACGGACGCGCTCGGCGAAGTCAGGAAGACCTTTGCCAGCCTGTCGAAGCTGGGGCTATTGACCGAGGCGGACGTCGATCCGCTCATCGCGCGGGTCTCGGTGGTGGCGGCCGGCGAGAGCGGTGCAGCGCTATCCGAGGCCGGTATGGTCTTCGAGGGCGTTCCTGAGGTCGTCGAGCTCAAGCGGGAGGTGCTGGCGGCCGCCTCAAGGCAAGTCGGCCCGGACACGATCATTGCATCGACGACGTCGACCATCCTCGTCGACGATCTGTCCGGCGCGATCGTGAACCCTCGCCGCTTCCTCAACGTGCATTGGCTCAATCCGGCCTATCTGATCCCGCTGGTCGAGGTTTCGCCCGGCAAGATCACCGATCCCGCCATCATCGACGAGGTCAAGGCGCTGCTCGAAGGCATTGGCAAAGTACCGGTGGTCTGCGCAGCGACGCCGGGCTTCATCGTCCCGCGCATCCAGGCGCTGGCGATGAACGAGGCGGCTCGGATGGTCGAGGAAGGCGTTGCCAGCGCGGAAGAAATCGACAAGGCGATCCGCTACGGCTTCGGCTTCCGCTACGCCGTGCTCGGCCTGCTCGAATTCATTGACTGGGGCGGCGGCGACATCCTTTACTATGCGAGCCGATATCTCGAGGGCGCACTCGGCAGCGACCGCTATCGGGCGCCAGAGGTGATTTCGCGCAACATGAGCGAGGGACGGATCGGCCTGCGGACGGGCACGGGCTTCCTCGACTATTCCGGCCTCGATGTCGATGCCTATCGTGTCGAGCGACTCAAAGCCATGGTCGACCTGCTCCGCCACTTTGGCCTGGCGCGGCCGCCGGTGGTCGATCGCGGCTAG
- a CDS encoding peptidase M29 yields MLADRIEAKWIDAFCEIFERCAVKAGDTAAILSETQSRALNVHLAELALLRMGARPFHVVMPTSRNRHVVPVRSTGASEAIQRLGPVISALQQAGFVVDCTIEGLMHAVETPEILKAGARILVISNEHPEALERMVPDPALEKRVRAAAKMLRGTKRMRVTSKAGTALDVDMIGASTVGVWGWTDKPGTLAHWPGGIVVSFPKSATVNGTLVMAPGDINLTFKRYLTSPVKMTLKDDYVIELEGEGTDAAMMRSYLAAWGDREAYAVSHVGFGMNPGARYEALSMYDQRDTNGTELRAVSGNFLFSTGANEFAGRYTAGHFDLPMMGTTIELDGIAVVREGVLQDVFG; encoded by the coding sequence ATGCTGGCTGATCGCATCGAGGCAAAATGGATCGACGCATTTTGCGAGATCTTTGAACGATGCGCCGTCAAGGCCGGCGATACCGCGGCGATCCTCTCGGAAACCCAGTCGCGTGCGTTGAACGTGCATCTGGCGGAGCTCGCGCTGCTGCGGATGGGAGCGCGACCGTTTCATGTGGTGATGCCGACATCGCGTAACCGTCATGTCGTTCCGGTTCGCTCGACCGGGGCGAGCGAGGCGATCCAGCGGCTGGGGCCGGTGATCAGCGCGCTTCAGCAGGCCGGCTTTGTGGTGGATTGCACTATCGAGGGCCTGATGCACGCGGTGGAGACACCCGAAATTCTCAAAGCCGGCGCGCGCATTCTGGTGATTTCGAACGAGCATCCCGAGGCGCTGGAGCGGATGGTGCCAGATCCCGCGCTCGAGAAGCGTGTTCGTGCCGCGGCAAAAATGCTGCGCGGGACCAAGCGGATGCGGGTCACCTCAAAAGCAGGAACGGCGCTCGACGTAGACATGATCGGAGCCTCCACGGTCGGCGTATGGGGCTGGACCGACAAACCCGGCACGCTGGCGCATTGGCCCGGTGGAATCGTCGTCAGCTTTCCCAAGAGCGCAACAGTGAACGGTACGCTGGTGATGGCGCCGGGCGACATCAATCTCACCTTCAAGCGGTACCTAACGTCGCCGGTAAAGATGACGCTGAAGGACGATTATGTCATCGAGCTGGAAGGCGAAGGCACGGATGCCGCGATGATGCGCAGCTATCTCGCCGCCTGGGGCGATCGGGAAGCCTATGCGGTCTCGCATGTCGGTTTTGGCATGAATCCCGGCGCGCGGTACGAGGCGCTCTCGATGTACGACCAGCGCGATACCAACGGCACGGAGCTTCGCGCTGTGTCCGGCAACTTCCTGTTCTCGACCGGTGCGAACGAGTTCGCAGGCCGCTACACGGCGGGTCATTTCGACCTGCCAATGATGGGAACTACCATCGAACTCGACGGCATTGCCGTCGTCCGCGAAGGTGTGCTCCAGGACGTCTTCGGCTAG
- a CDS encoding ABC transporter permease: MMSSATIVKRAAPVLACIGLLAVWQVASLALKNDSFPTAIEAIRAIPDILGDKESLINILASLRRMAIGFGVAVLVSIPLGLLMGRSRAVAAFFNPLLMVIYPVPKAALMPIIMLWLGVGDITKTLVIFLGVSLPVIYHSFEGAKAVEEKMLWSGAAMGLSPAQRLVRIVLPAALPEILTGCRTGLVLALITMITSEMIARQSGAGNILFNALDMGQYDTVFAMIIIVGAMGICLDAIFERIRARLVRWSEPQFDMPLSFS, from the coding sequence ATGATGTCGTCGGCTACCATAGTCAAGCGCGCTGCCCCGGTGCTCGCCTGCATCGGATTGCTGGCGGTGTGGCAGGTCGCGTCACTCGCGCTGAAGAACGACAGTTTTCCGACGGCGATCGAAGCGATCCGCGCGATCCCGGATATTCTTGGCGATAAGGAATCCCTGATCAACATTCTGGCCTCGCTCCGCCGCATGGCGATCGGGTTTGGCGTGGCCGTGCTTGTGTCGATTCCACTTGGTCTCCTAATGGGACGCAGCCGCGCTGTCGCAGCCTTCTTCAATCCGCTTCTGATGGTGATCTATCCGGTGCCGAAGGCGGCGTTGATGCCGATCATCATGCTGTGGCTGGGCGTTGGCGACATCACGAAGACGTTGGTGATCTTCCTCGGCGTCAGCCTGCCAGTGATTTATCACAGCTTCGAAGGCGCAAAGGCTGTGGAAGAGAAGATGCTGTGGTCAGGCGCCGCGATGGGGCTTTCTCCGGCGCAACGCCTGGTGCGCATCGTGTTGCCCGCGGCACTGCCGGAAATTCTGACGGGCTGCCGCACGGGATTGGTGCTGGCGCTGATCACGATGATCACCAGCGAGATGATCGCCCGCCAGTCCGGCGCCGGGAACATCCTGTTCAACGCGCTCGACATGGGCCAATATGACACCGTCTTTGCAATGATCATCATCGTGGGGGCAATGGGAATCTGCCTCGACGCGATTTTCGAAAGGATTCGTGCCCGCCTTGTGCGCTGGTCCGAGCCTCAGTTCGACATGCCGCTGAGCTTCTCATGA
- a CDS encoding ABC transporter permease, producing MSRFLAPNVVLGIAPIVLVVALWQGLVSFGFAPAILLPPPGYVFSRLFQQLVTWTFQQEITATLIRLFAGFAIAVVLGVSIGIAAAANLAINAAVRPIVRVLAPLPKVALYPALLLLLGFGHGSKITLVAADALFPILLSTYYGASTVEQKLIWSAMAAGTPRYEILFKVVLPAAMPSILTGCRIGLVISCIVVFLAEMITSTDGLGHALVTAARTFQAVDMFVPLITISLLGLILNGLLGAVRSYLLRGFPEA from the coding sequence ATGTCGCGCTTTCTCGCCCCAAACGTCGTTCTTGGCATTGCCCCGATCGTGCTGGTTGTCGCGTTGTGGCAAGGCTTGGTGTCATTCGGCTTCGCACCCGCGATTTTGCTGCCGCCTCCAGGCTACGTCTTCAGCCGGTTGTTCCAGCAACTCGTGACGTGGACATTTCAGCAGGAGATCACGGCCACCCTGATCCGGCTGTTTGCCGGGTTCGCGATTGCGGTCGTGCTGGGTGTCAGTATCGGCATCGCCGCCGCCGCCAATCTCGCGATCAACGCCGCGGTTCGGCCGATCGTGCGCGTATTGGCGCCGTTGCCCAAGGTCGCTCTCTATCCAGCATTGCTGCTGCTGCTCGGCTTCGGCCACGGGTCGAAGATCACATTGGTGGCCGCCGATGCTCTCTTCCCAATTCTGTTGTCCACCTACTACGGCGCGTCGACCGTCGAGCAGAAGCTGATCTGGTCGGCCATGGCGGCGGGAACGCCGCGCTATGAAATCCTGTTCAAGGTCGTGCTGCCGGCGGCGATGCCGTCGATCCTGACCGGCTGCCGGATCGGTCTTGTCATTTCCTGCATCGTGGTGTTTCTGGCCGAGATGATCACATCGACGGATGGACTGGGTCATGCGCTCGTGACGGCGGCCCGAACCTTTCAGGCCGTGGACATGTTCGTCCCGTTGATCACGATCTCGCTGCTGGGTTTGATCCTGAACGGCTTGCTGGGGGCCGTGCGATCGTATCTGCTCCGGGGCTTCCCCGAAGCGTAA